A single Planctomycetota bacterium DNA region contains:
- a CDS encoding HD-GYP domain-containing protein, with protein sequence MSNCQQPQPSVDASLHLVNLTQAFVEQTVTANHAHQNHSITCVSPWPQAPEHHVQKSLHALSVASQLQRWVDAPLALFDAETGALLHQTLERPPVDWNRYTELICAVGRGNRAQALAEEDPLLLYALPVHTAEEHHYVAVAAYVTRPIHGDYDVTRAAQSLGCQVVDLFAWCLHQRVTLPNMVERICEMLVAKLDSDRHARRLEIENENLATHISATFEEISLMYRLTHSLKLSSNKEDLASQALGWLAAAVPAESLLIQFLPESVEQSVPTAAVEPHQINWGPCRLCESELVDLVNVMKLGPQSAPLVLNRLATEAAGWSWPSVHEMVLVPITEGDRLFGWLAAVNHNKHGEFTSVEANLLFSVGTILGIHSANVGLYKQQAAVLADVVRAMVSAIDAKDPYTRGHSDRVARVAARLTQEMGMSQDATKTMYLAGLLHDIGKIGIDDGVLRKPGKLTDAEFEHVKRHAEIGYRILRDLRQLQPMLPIVLHHHEAWDGSGYPHALAGENIPLLARVCAVADAYDAMASDRPYRPGMPDEKLDAIIRGGAGKQWDAQVVEAFFRAREDIREISRREATADELLALQLT encoded by the coding sequence ATGTCGAACTGCCAGCAACCCCAGCCCTCGGTCGATGCGTCGTTGCACCTGGTCAATCTGACCCAGGCCTTCGTCGAGCAAACAGTGACCGCGAACCACGCCCACCAGAACCACTCGATCACCTGCGTTTCCCCCTGGCCGCAAGCCCCCGAGCATCACGTCCAGAAATCGCTCCACGCCTTGTCGGTCGCGTCACAGTTGCAACGCTGGGTCGATGCGCCGCTGGCCCTGTTCGATGCCGAGACCGGCGCGCTGCTGCACCAGACGCTCGAACGCCCGCCGGTCGACTGGAACCGCTACACCGAATTGATTTGCGCCGTGGGGCGCGGCAACCGGGCCCAGGCCTTGGCCGAGGAAGACCCGCTGCTGCTCTACGCCTTGCCGGTCCACACGGCCGAGGAACACCACTACGTGGCCGTGGCGGCGTACGTCACCCGACCGATTCACGGCGACTACGACGTGACCCGGGCGGCCCAATCGCTGGGTTGCCAGGTGGTCGATCTGTTCGCCTGGTGCCTGCACCAGCGCGTCACCCTGCCGAACATGGTCGAGCGCATTTGCGAGATGCTGGTCGCCAAGCTCGACAGCGACCGCCACGCGCGGCGGTTGGAAATCGAAAACGAAAACCTGGCCACGCACATCTCGGCCACGTTTGAAGAAATCAGTTTGATGTACCGGCTGACGCACAGCCTGAAACTGTCAAGCAACAAGGAAGACCTCGCCAGCCAGGCGCTTGGTTGGCTGGCCGCGGCCGTGCCGGCCGAGTCGCTGTTGATTCAGTTCCTGCCCGAGTCGGTCGAGCAGAGCGTGCCGACCGCCGCTGTCGAGCCGCACCAGATCAACTGGGGCCCCTGCCGGCTGTGCGAGTCCGAGTTGGTCGACCTGGTCAACGTGATGAAGCTGGGCCCGCAAAGCGCGCCGCTGGTGCTTAACCGGCTGGCGACCGAGGCGGCGGGCTGGTCGTGGCCGAGCGTCCATGAAATGGTGCTGGTGCCGATCACTGAAGGGGACCGACTGTTCGGCTGGCTGGCCGCCGTCAACCACAACAAGCATGGCGAGTTCACCTCGGTCGAAGCCAACCTGCTGTTCAGCGTCGGTACGATCCTGGGCATTCACAGCGCCAACGTCGGCCTGTACAAGCAACAAGCCGCCGTGCTGGCCGACGTGGTCCGCGCCATGGTCAGCGCCATCGACGCCAAGGACCCGTACACCCGCGGTCACAGCGATCGCGTGGCCCGCGTGGCCGCTCGGCTGACCCAGGAAATGGGGATGAGTCAGGACGCGACCAAGACGATGTATCTGGCCGGGCTGCTGCACGACATCGGCAAGATCGGCATCGACGATGGCGTGCTCCGCAAGCCGGGCAAGTTGACCGACGCCGAGTTCGAGCACGTCAAGCGTCATGCCGAGATCGGCTATCGCATCTTGCGCGACTTGCGGCAACTGCAGCCGATGCTGCCCATTGTGCTGCATCACCACGAGGCCTGGGACGGCAGCGGCTACCCGCACGCCCTGGCCGGCGAGAACATCCCGCTGTTGGCGCGGGTTTGCGCCGTGGCCGACGCTTACGACGCGATGGCCAGCGACCGTCCCTACCGCCCCGGCATGCCGGACGAAAAGCTTGACGCGATCATTCGCGGCGGCGCTGGCAAGCAGTGGGACGCCCAAGTGGTCGAAGCCTTCTTCCGCGCTCGCGAGGACATTCGCGAAATCTCGCGCCGCGAAGCCACGGCCGACGAGCTGTTGGCGCTGCAGCTGACCTAA